The proteins below are encoded in one region of Hordeum vulgare subsp. vulgare chromosome 3H, MorexV3_pseudomolecules_assembly, whole genome shotgun sequence:
- the LOC123439535 gene encoding aspartic proteinase CDR1-like has protein sequence MAAMVSRAVLLIGVVLQLTAQMCGCMAYVGRGDGFSVELIHRDYSVKSPFYDPSLSQHGRMLAAARRSTGRAAALARSYATAGNGSPDGGVSEVISIPPYDFLMYINIGMPPTRMLAFADTGSDLLWVKCSNGTADDLPKATAGSGGPPPTVVFNPSNSSTFGRVDCQSGTCKAFTGTGVSCDGKSNCKYLYSYFDGSQTSGVLSTETLTFDDAPGGCIGCRHRQQLQVARFNFGCSTSTKGSFTGDGLVGLGDGNFSLANQLGAATSLGRRFSYCLVPSFVNTPSTLNFGARAAVTEPGAATTLLIHSDVDAYLTIALESVRIGDRSFTLAQQPRLVVDTGTTVTLLDKELLDPMVEELTRNIKLRRVKSPDEEMPICYDVSGVGETAFGKIIPEVKLGLRGGGVVTLKAENTFVMLHEGTMCMALKEVSKEDGGMVMGNIAQQNMHIGIDLDKRTATFANLDCATSYPWPSPPASL, from the coding sequence ATGGCGGCTATGGTATCTCGTGCTGTCCTGCTCATCGGCGTCGTCCTCCAGCTGACGGCGCAGATGTGCGGGTGCATGGCGTACGTCGGCCGTGGCGACGGTTTCAGCGTGGAGCTCATCCATCGTGACTACTCCGTCAAGTCGCCGTTCTACGACCCGTCGCTCTCCCAGCATGGCCGCATGCTAGCAGCCGCGCGGCGTTCCACGGGGCGTGCCGCGGCACTGGCACGCTCGTACGCCACCGCCGGCAATGGCTCTCCTGACGGCGGCGTGTCTGAGGTCATCTCCATCCCGCCGTACGACTTCCTCATGTACATCAACATCGGGATGCCGCCTACACGGATGCTCGCCTTCGCCGACACCGGCAGCGACCTCCTGTGGGTCAAATGCAGCAACGGCACCGCCGATGATCTTCCCAAAGCCACCGCCGGCTCCGGGGGACCGCCACCCACGGTCGTGTTCAACCCGTCCAACTCGTCGACGTTCGGCCGCGTGGACTGCCAGTCCGGCACGTGCAAGGCGTTCACCGGTACCGGCGTCTCCTGCGACGGTAAATCCAACTGCAAGTACCTCTACTCCTACTTCGACGGCTCCCAGACTAGCGGCGTCCTCTCCACCGAGACCTTGACCTTCGACGACGCCCCAGGCGGCTGCATCGGGTGCCGCCACCGTCAGCAGCTGCAAGTGGCCAGGTTCAACTTCGGCTGCTCCACGTCCACGAAAGGCTCGTTCACCGGTGATGGCCTCGTTGGTCTCGGCGACGGAAACTTCTCCCTCGCCAACCAGCTCGGTGCCGCCACGTCGCTCGgccggaggttctcctactgcctCGTGCCGTCCTTCGTGAACACCCCGTCGACCCTCAACTTCGGCGCTCGGGCCGCCGTGACGGAGCCAGGCGCAGCAACCACGCTGCTGATCCATTCCGACGTCGACGCATACCTCACAATTGCGCTCGAGTCGGTCAGGATCGGGGACAGGAGCTTCACCTTGGCGCAGCAGCCCCGCTTGGTGGTGGACACTGGTACCACGGTGACGTTACTTGACAAGGAGCTGCTGGACCCGATGGTGGAGGAGCTGACCCGGAACATCAAGCTCCGGCGGGTGAAGTCACCGGACGAGGAGATGCCTATTTGCTACGACGTGTCCGGGGTGGGGGAGACGGCGTTCGGGAAGATCATCCCGGAGGTGAAGCTGGGCCTGCGAGGCGGTGGGGTGGTGACGTTGAAGGCGGAGAACACATTTGTGATGCTGCACGAGGGGACGATGTGCATGGCGTTAAAGGAGGTCTCGAAGGAAGATGGGGGCATGGTCATGGGGAACATTGCCCAGCAGAACATGCAcatcgggatcgacctcgacaagcGCACCGCCACCTTCGCCAACCTAGACTGTGCTACCTCCTATCCCTGGCCCTCCCCTCCGGCCTCTCTGTAG
- the LOC123441498 gene encoding aspartic proteinase CDR1-like: protein MAGTTWRALLLLGVVLTAQLCGCTAYVGDGFSAEFIHRDSAKSPLHDPSLTPHGRVLAAVRRSAARSYTVGDPTGGVAEIRSSPYEYLMYVNIGTPRTRMLAIVNTGSNLVSFKCINGTSGPPPAAGAAPLSYVFDTSSSSSYGLVACRLPSCHAVQGTSCDANSICQYHLSYGDGSTRDGILSTETFTFDDAPGGCVGCRERPQLQVTRVNFGCDTNTTGGNPFLLAGNVGLGAGNISLINQIGGATSLGRRFSYCLAPFSVNASSIINFGARAAVTEPGAVTTPLIPSAVDAFYTILLTSVKIGNKAIVPAKRSPVVVDSGTALTFLDKALLDAIVEELTKSIKLQRKQSPEKLLDLCYEVGGTIQDWVLEKLFPEVTLGFGGGAVITLKAKNAFVQAQPGTVCLAMSAATDNVAVIGNIAQQNFHVGFDLDKGSITFAAADCASSYPSPPAPVSL from the coding sequence ATGGCGGGTACGACATGGCGGGCACTGTTGCTCCTTGGCGTCGTCCTGACGGCGCAGCTATGCGGGTGCACGGCCTACGTCGGCGACGGGTTTAGTGCGGAGTTCATCCACCGTGACTCTGCCAAGTCGCCGCTCCACGACCCGTCGCTCACCCCCCACGGCCGCGTGCTTGCCGCCGTGCGGCGCTCCGCGGCGCGCTCGTACACCGTCGGCGATCCTACCGGCGGCGTGGCCGAGATCAGATCCAGTCCGTACGAGTACCTAATGTACGTCAACATCGGCACGCCGCGCACCCGGATGCTGGCCATCGTCAACACGGGCAGCAACCTCGTGTCGTTCAAATGCATCAACGGGACCTCCGGCCCTCCGCCGGCCGCTGGGGCCGCGCCGTTGAGCTACGTGTTCGacacctcctcctcgtcgtcctacGGCCTCGTGGCCTGCCGGTTACCCTCGTGCCACGCGGTCCAGGGCACCTCCTGCGACGCCAACTCCATCTGCCAGTACCACTTGTCCTACGGCGACGGCTCCACGAGGGACGGCATCCTCTCCACCGAGACCTTCACCTTCGACGACGCTCCCGGCGGCTGCGTTGGGTGCCGCGAACGTCCGCAGCTGCAAGTGACCAGAGTCAACTTCGGCTGCGACACGAACACGACCGGCGGCAACCCGTTCCTCTTGGCCGGCAACGTCGGCCTCGGCGCCGGGAACATCTCCCTCATCAACCAGATCGGCGGCGCGACGTCGCTCGgccggaggttctcctactgcctGGCGCCCTTCTCCGTCAACGCCTCCTCCATCATCAACTTCGGCGCCCGCGCCGCCGTGACGGAGCCGGGCGCGGTGACCACGCCGCTGATCCCCTCGGCCGTGGACGCCTTCTACACCATCCTGCTCACGTCCGTGAAGATCGGGAACAAGGCCATCGTGCCGGCGAAGCGGTCTCCCGTCGTCGTCGACTCTGGTACGGCGCTGACGTTCCTCGACAAGGCGCTGCTGGACGCGATCGTGGAGGAGCTCACCAAGAGCATCAAGCTCCAGCGGAAGCAGTCGCCGGAGAAGCTGCTGGACCTGTGCTACGAGGTGGGCGGGACGATTCAAGACTGGGTGCTGGAGAAGCTTTTCCCGGAGGTGACGCTGGGGTTTGGCGGCGGCGCCGTGATCACCCTGAAGGCGAAGAACGCGTTCGTGCAGGCGCAGCCGGGGACCGTGTGCTTGGCGATGTCGGCAGCGACGGACAACGTGGCGGTCATCGGCAACATCGCGCAGCAGAACTTTCATGTTGGCTTCGACCTGGACAAGGGCTCCATCACCTTCGCCGCTGCCGACTGCGCGAGCTCTTACCCATCTCCTCCCGCCCCTGTCTCTTTGTAG